Proteins from one Penicillium digitatum chromosome 2, complete sequence genomic window:
- a CDS encoding Actin interacting protein 2, with translation MSGTRNITAALRRARVPRPRFAIRTVQSITPLTVRAFSASSTRNSDPRQIKFTSDAYPNLKRNPNFAEISAEDVAHFKELLGSQSAVIDGVTTDATDDIEPFNSDWMRKYRGHTRLVLKPQNAQEVSQVLKYCNERKLAVVPQGGNTGLVGGSVPVFDEIVINTSRMNQIRSFDAASGVLVADAGVILETADQYLAEREHLFPLDLGAKGSCHIGGNVSTNAGGLRLLRYGSLHGSVLGLEAVLPDGTIVDALSTLRKNNTGYDIKQLFIGSEGTIGLVTAVSIQCPPRPKAVNVAYFGLESFEQVQQAYLAAKGQLSEILSAFELMDGRSQKLVIESTGNKHPLEGEYPFYCLVETSGSNAEHDMAKLESFLESVMGDGIVADGVLAQDETQFQALWRWREGITESLSHLGGTYKYDVSIPLSDLYLLVEDCKARLTEKGLVGDDDSFPVRAVIGYGHMGDSNLHLNVAVRQYSKEVEKAIEPWVYEWIQKRQGSISAEHGLGVAKREFIGYSQNETMVKLMKQLKDLYDPNGIMNPYKYI, from the exons ATGTCAGGTACCAGGAATATCACAGCTGCTTTGCGGCGCGCCCGAGTGCCTCGTCCTCGGTTTGCCATTCGCACCGTTCAATCCATCACTCCCTTGACTGTGCGCGCCTTCAGCGCCAGCTCCACTCGCAACTCCGATCCCCGTCAGATCAAGTTCACCAGCGACGCCTACCCCAACCTCAAGCGCAACCCGAACTTCGCCGAAATCTCTGCTGAAGATGTCGCACACTTCAAGGAGCTTCTGGGCTCCCAATCTGCCGTGATCGATGGCGTGACTACCGACGCGACGGACGATATCGAACCCTTCAACAGCGACTGGATGCGCAAATACCGCGGCCACACCCGGCTTGTTCTGAAGCCTCAGAATGCACAGGAGGTCAGTCAAGTGCTGAAATACTGCAATGAGCGCAAATTGGCCGTAGTGCCGCAGGGTGGAAACACCGGTCTCGTTGGTGGCTCAGTGCCGGTCTTCGATGAGATAGTCATCAACACTTCGCGCATGAATCAGATCCGCTCTTTCGATGCTGCCTCCGGTGTGTTGGTTGCTGATGCCGGTGTTATCCTTGAGACAGCTGACCAATATCTTGCCGAGCGGGAGCACCTCTTCCCTCTGGACCTGGGCGCCAAGGGATCTTGCCACATCGGTGGAAATGTCTCCACCAATGCTGGTGGCCTGCGTCTCCTCCGCTACGGCAGTCTACACGGCAGCGTGCTTGGCCTCGAGGCGGTCCTGCCGGACGGGACTATCGTGGATGCGCTGTCAACTCTACGCAAGAACAACACTGGCTACGATATCAAGCAGCTGTTCATTGGCTCTGAGGGCACCATCGGCCTCGTGACTGCTGTCTCTATTCAGTGCCCCCCGCGCCCCAAGGCAGTTAATGTGGCTTATTTCGGTCTTGAGAGCTTCGAGCAGGTTCAGCAGGCTTACCTCGCTGCCAAAGGCCAGCTCTCGGAGATTCTCTCCGCATTCGAGCTGATGGACGGTCGCAGCCAGAAATTGGTCATCGAATCTACGGGTAACAAACATCCTCTTGAGGGTGAGTATCCTTTCTACTGTCTGGTGGAGACCAGCGGTTCCAACGCCGAGCACGACATGGCCAAGCTGGAGTCCTTCTTGGAGAGCGTCATGGGCGACGGCATTGTCGCCGACGGTGTACTGGCCCAGGATGAGACCCAATTCCAGGCACTGTGGCGCTGGCGTGAGGGTATTACCGAGTCCCTGAGCCACTTGGGTGGCACCTACAAGTACGATGTGTCGATCCCACTGTCAGATCTGTACCTACTTGTGGAGGACTGCAAGGCCCGCCTCACGGAGAAGGGTCTGGTCGGTGACGATGACTCTTTCCCGGTTCGTGCTGTCATTGGTTACGGTCACATGGGTGACTCCAACCTGCACTTGAACGTTGCCGTGCGACAGTACAGCAAGGAAGTGGAGAAGGCGATCGAGCCCTGGGTGTATGAGTGGATTCAGAAGCGCCAGGGCAGCATCAGTGCTGAGCACGGACTTGGCGTTGCTAAGCGCGAGTTCATCGGTTACAGCCAGAACGAGACAATGGTGAAGTTGATGAAGCAGCTAAAGGACCTCTATGACCCG AATGGAATCATGAACCCATACAAGTATATTTAG
- a CDS encoding Mst3-like protein kinase, putative: MDDMASHYQVMEELGSGSFGVVYKALDRTDGEIVAIKHIDLESSEDDIQEIQQEISVLATCASPYVTQYKASFLKGHKLWIVMEYLGGGSCLDLLKPGCFNEAHVAIVCRELLLGLDYLHNEGKIHRDVKAANVLLSQTGKVKLADFGVAAQLVNIKSQRNTFVGTPFWMAPEVIQQAGYDFKADIWSLGITAIEMINGEPPHASTHPMKVLFLIPKNPAPRLEGHEYSNTFKDFVAQCLTKDPDLRPSAKELLRHKFIRNAGKVESLQELIHRKQDWDGGRSETRDTKYYAESLNTMTRPDDLDEDNWVFDTVKAPPMWKPKGTDWMTFDEDENTPDPAQMLEDMHINAPPPPPKHQANCTVRRVPTDRSPSVRRANTKRRSSGVKQPLGLDLSYGNSPSTVRQFRRVSDKVTTDLNSAKQVFDENQSPKTVSTPTDTSSKEAQIGRRAYSKAVGISCQEVLSTTGDGDKREAISRLAEAWSDLEMVDPEGLYHIVRIMNEKLQADPRLFTLLPSTQADSPSRPRLVLAQNNPHLKSHRRRQSYVPEPQSQSPPSVPAQAAPGMEHTKQLSDVLYQRWSEGLRNRWGGI; encoded by the exons ATGGACGATATGGCAAGTCATTACCAGGTGATGGAGGAGCTAGGGA GTGGTAGTTTTGGAGTGGTTTACAAGGCACTTGATAGGACTGACGGCGAGATTGTTGCCATTAAACAC ATCGATCTCGAGTCTAGTGAGGACGATATTCAGGAAATTCAACAGGAGATTTCTGTTTTGGCTACCTGCGCTAGCCCCTACGTTACACAATACAAGGCCAGTTTTCTTAAGGGACATAAACTGTGGATTGTTATGGAATACCTCGGAGGTGGTTCCTGTTTAGATTTG TTAAAACCCGGGTGTTTTAACGAAGCCCATGTGGCCATCGTCTGCAGAGAACTCCTCCTGGGGCTGGACTATTTACACAACGAAGGCAAAATTCACCGCGACGTCAAGGCTGCCAATGTTCTCCTTTCTCAGACCGGAAAGGTGAAGCTGGCAGACTTTGGTGTCGCTGCACAGCTGGTCAACATCAAATCGCAGCGCAATACATTCGTCGGAACTCCATTCTGGATGGCACCGGAGGTCATCCAGCAGGCTGGATACGACTTCAAGGCAGACATTTGGTCCTTAGGTATCACAGCAATCGAGATGATTAACGGAGAGCCCCCGCATGCCAGCACACATCCGATGAAGGTCCTATTCCTTATTCCGAAGAACCCCGCCCCTCGCCTGGAGGGCCACGAGTACAGCAACACATTCAAGGACTTCGTTGCACAGTGTTTAACAAAGGATCCGGATCTGCGGCCCAGCGCAAAGGAGCTCCTGAGACACAAGTTCATCCGGAATGCGGGCAAGGTTGAGTCATTACAAGAACTGATTCATCGCAAGCAGGACTGGGATGGTGGCCGTAGCGAGACAAGAGATACGAAATACTATGCTGAATCTCTCAATACCATGACCAGGCCCGATGATCTTGATGAGGATAATTGGGTCTTTGACACCGTCAAGGCTCCTCCAATGTGGAAGCCCAAGGGCACGGATTGGATGACATTCGACGAGGACGAAAACACACCTGACCCAGCCCAGATGCTCGAAGACATGCATATAAACGCACCTCCACCACCGCCTAAGCACCAGGCAAACTGTACCGTTCGCCGAGTCCCTACCGACCGATCTCCGTCGGTCAGACGGGCTAACACCAAGCGTCGCTCAAGTGGCGTCAAACAACCCCTTGGTCTAGACTTAAGCTATGGCAACAGCCCGTCTACAGTCAGACAGTTCCGTCGGGTATCGGACAAAGTCACCACCGATCTGAATTCAGCCAAGCAGGTATTTGATGAAAATCAGAGCCCGAAGACGGTGTCCACCCCCACCGACACCTCAAGCAAGGAGGCTCAGATTGGACGACGTGCGTATAGCAAGGCAGTTGGAATTTCCTGCCAGGAAGTCCTGTCAACAACAGGAGATGGCGATAAACGGGAGGCAATCTCAAGACTCGCTGAAGCCTGGAGCGACCTGGAAATGGTCGATCCCGAAGGCCTCTACCACATCGTCAGAATCATGAACGAGAAGCTGCAAGCAGACCCCCGCCTCTTTACTCTTCTCCCATCTACACAAGCTGATTCTCCTTCGCGACCACGCCTCGTACTGGCCCAAAACAACCCACACCTCAAAAGCCACCGTCGTCGCCAATCCTACGTCCCCGAACCCCAATCCCAGTCACCTCCATCCGTCCCCGCTCAAGCTGCACCCGGTATGGAACACACCAAACAACTCTCTGACGTCCTGTACCAGCGATGGTCGGAGGGTCTCCGCAACCGCTGGGGCGGCATCTAG
- a CDS encoding Serine/threonine-protein kinase DCLK has translation MNWRASALRIRTNFCIFHRSGIPSQRPISAYRRISPLDRQTAWSRRCSSQWTSSPKVFPVFDLRLLDSSLQTEEELAVGYEPNETYTYPAVEEETLNDRCRIMHKIGYGPTATVWYAVDLLEPRMVVLTIYVVDHLLKTYGQVHPPTLYQQSECPLHEVSDRFLLQGSRGPYICVVHEAPSLDPQQMHSGDKMDLESMRSTMQQTLILMDFLHTDCYLTARIMPNATLNVDSGDRRIAGPSNGELLTPMILPGDGVPLRLDFLDDDMSRIEEKHDRPPEQVLKSKSDHKADIWATAVAAWNYTSSQGLIDGRNSDGAFDDRVHVAELVSLLGPPAPEFRDKMRLGSTFWDEEGNWTGQAPIPDRSFESLAAGNVDGEDVEGFLQWMQNALQWDPDHRPTALGLLRHEWMSRRTKVIEGGKHVSDENT, from the exons ATGAACTGGAGAGCGAGTGCTCTGCGGATTCGCACCAATTTTTGCATTTTTCACAGATCTGGGATTCCATCCCAACGTCCAATTTCCGCGTACCGTCGGATCTCCCCCTTGGACCGACAAACAGCATGGTCGCGTCGATGCTCATCACAATGGACCTCCAGTCCGAAAGTCTTCCCAGTCTTTGATCTCCGGCTGCTGGACTCATCTCTTCAAACGGAAGAAGAGCTTGCGGTGGGATATGAGCCCAACGAGACATACACGTATCCCGCCGTGGAGGAAGAAACCCTGAACGACAGGTGCCGAATTATGCACAAAATTGGCTATGGGCCCACGGCAACTGTTTGGTATGCCGTTGATCTATT GGAACCCAGAATGGTTGTTTTGACGATCTATGTCGTGGATCATCTGCTCAAGACTTATGGGCAGGTCCACCCACCAACCTTATACCAGCAAAGCGAGTGTCCTCTTCACGAAGTGAGCGATCGTTTTCTCCTCCAGGGCTCTCGTGGCCCTTATATCTGTGTTGTTCACGAGGCACCCTCACTCGACCCACAACAGATGCATTCGGGAGACAAGATGGATCTGGAGTCGATGAGGTCTACAATGCAACAAACGCTGATCCTGATGGATTTTCTACACACCGATTGCTACCTGACTGCCC GCATCATGCCAAACGCAACACTCAATGTTGATTCCGGCGATAGAAGAATTGCCGGGCCCAGCAATGGCGAGCTTCTCACCCCAATGATACTCCCCGGGGATGGTGTTCCCCTCCGTTTGGACTTCCTCGACGATGATATGTCCCGTATCGAAGAAAAACATGACAGGCCTCCTGAACAGGTCTTGAAATCGAAATCGGATCACAAGGCCGACATTTGGGCTACCGCTGTTGCT GCGTGGAATTACACCAGTTCCCAAGGGCTCATTGACGGACGAAACTCAGACGGAGCCTTTGATGACCGGGTCCACGTCGCAGAGCTAGTTTCTCTACTTGGCCCTCCTGCGCCAGAGTTTCGGGACAAGATGCGATTAGGCTCCACGTTCTGGGACGAAGAAGGGAATTGGACGGGTCAGGCTCCCATACCAGATCGAAGCTTCGAGAGCCTAGCAGCTGGCAATGTCGACGGTGAGGATGTGGAAGGCTTCTTGCAGTGGATGCAAAACGCACTACAGTGGGATCCTGACCATCGGCCGACAGCTCTGGGGCTCTTGCGTCATGAGTGGATGTCTCGGAGAACAAAGGTTATTGAGGGGGGTAAGCATGTATCCGACGAGAATACTTGA
- a CDS encoding mst3-like protein kinase, whose translation MESLPGAESLHGPIPDNQNSTVPQADSAAEQFSHSNLSLSSPLAQKRISSLPHGKTARHAKRLTLNFPINLNEPETPDNVTSPGAITPVTQSSTRPSTAQLPGTPMAFDVPDDGYDFLRAIASQERKVMELREELTRAEADLATIKKQWALSEKSRKRAEINHAEPLVPLRTPDFSMPELPSSHGRGQSISSVASSTVSQERMSRDLGRRSSLRAAAATPGTKIGSNGRRVFHGTHTRTLSLLSPVSGPGISSRGESGFPDAASERVGRTPRSATLPSVDRNNAALMGAQLGESQVPEHLLAQWQKTIPPPSREALVRTGKQMASDLREGLWTFLEDIRQATVGEEGINGTKTRSSPSNSLAPSNGHHDHRRRLRGGGGQRPRQKLKSPNAPRTPSDTKAANRSETNEAEHRGHRSSSSIDAQDEDFDSWDSWDTPLSAHKTHTPSSSRSTVASKHDQSPTTQDSSPRTSASFGDLYPASSALDPSVTEGIPWPAITKLAPSKLQRTASNLMAEWERSLSPSSERTASPSFSRKDSKKD comes from the exons ATGGAGAGTCTTCCAGGGGCAGAGAGCCTCCATGGTCCAATTCCGGATAACCAGAATTCCACGGTGCCACAAGCGGACTCTGCTGCTGAGCAGTTTTCTCATTCCAATCTCTCGCTgtcatctcctctagccCAGAAGAGAATTTCCTCATTACCTCATGGCAAGACGGCCCGACATGCCAAACGCCTCACCTTGAACTTTCCCATCAATCTGAACGAACCCGAGACACCCGATAACGTCACTTCACCCGGCGCCATCACCCCAGTCACACAGTCCTCAACTCGCCCTTCCACTGCTCAGCTGCCGGGAACCCCCATGGCATTTGATGTCCCCGATGATGGCTATGACTTTTTGCGGGCCATCGCCTCGCAGGAGCGGAAGGTCATGGAGCTTCGCGAGGAGCTCACTCGGGCCGAGGCAGATCTAGCGACAATCAAGAAGCAATGGGCACTGTCTGAAAAGTCTAGGAAACGGGCGGAGATCAACCACGCGGAGCCACTGGTGCCCCTCCGAACGCCGGATTTCTCAATGCCCGAGCTGCCGAGTTCGCACGGCCGGGGACAGAGCATAAGCTCAGTGGCAAGTTCCACAGTGTCACAGGAACGGATGAGCCGGGATCTAGGCAGACGGTCTAGCCTGCGTGCTGCCGCCGCCACACCAGGAACCAAGATTGGGAGCAATGGTCGGCGAGTGTTTCACGGCACACATACACGCACATTATCTCTCTTGTCGCCAGTCTCCGGCCCCGGTATTTCTTCGCGCGGAGAATCCGGTTTCCCAGATGCTGCCAGTGAACGCGTGGGTCGCACTCCGCGGTCTGCGACCTTACCATCGGTCGACCGCAACAATGCCGCTTTGATGGGTGCACAACTAGGCGAGAGCCAGGTACCGGAACATCTACTCGCACAATGGCAGAAGACGATTCCGCCACCATCGCGGGAGGCCTTGGTGCGCACAGGCAAGCAAATGGCATCCGATCTTCGCGAGGGTCTGTGGACATTTTTGGAAGATATCCGACAAGCTACGGTGGGCGAGGAAGGAATCAACGGCACAAAAACACGATCCTCACCATCCAACTCATTGGCACCATCAAATG GCCATCACgatcatcgtcgtcgtctTCGCGGGGGAGGGGGCCAGCGGCCGAGACAAAAACTG AAGTCTCCGAACGCTCCGCGCACCCCCTCCGACACCAAAGCCGCCAACCGAAGCGAGACGAACGAAGCCGAACACCGCGGCCACCGCTCTAGTAGTTCAATCGATGCGCAGGATGAAGATTTCGACAGCTGGGATAGCTGGGACACGCCCCTATCCGCGCACAAGACGCATACGCCCTCATCGAGTCGATCCACAGTTGCATCCAAACATGATCAGTCGCCCACCACACAGGATAGCAGCCCTCGAACCAGTGCTAG CTTTGGCGATTTGTACCCGGCTTCCTCTGCCCTTGATCCTAGTGTCACTGAGGGCATCCCCTGGCCTGCAATTACCAAGCTTGCTCCATCGAAGCTTCAACGGACTGCTTCCAATCTGATGGCAGAGTGGGAGCGCTCGCTGTCGCCTTCTTCGGAGCGAACTGCCTCTCCTTCATTCAGTCGCAAGGACAGCAAGAAGGATTAA
- a CDS encoding Mitochondrial import inner membrane translocase subunit (TIM22), putative, whose amino-acid sequence MAFPGTTGTAIPMTSLGGNPGTQGMSEQEQAMVKMMQRGMESCPIKTVISGTMGFGLGGAFGLFMASMSYDSTFTPQGRAIADLPWREQVRRGFKDMGARSWSSAKNFGIVGALYSGTECCIEGLRAKNDLTNSVAAGCVTGGILGAKAGPQAAAFGCAGFAAFSAAIDAYMRMPGDE is encoded by the exons ATGGCTTTTCCAGGCACAACAGGGACTGCGATCCCGATGACCTCCCTAGGAGGTAACCCAGGCACGCAGGGAATGAGTGAGCAAGAACAAGCTATGGTCAAGATG ATGCAACGTGGTATGGAGTCCTGTCCCATTAAGACGGTTATTTCGGGTACCATGGGTTTCGGTCTTGGTGGTGCTTTTGGTCTCTTCATGGCCAGT ATGTCCTACGACTCGACCTTCACACCCCAGGGCCGCGCCATCGCCGACCTCCCCTGGCGCGAACAAGTCCGCCGCGGTTTCAAGGATATGGGCGCTCGCTCCTGGTCCTCTGCTAAGAACTTCGGTATCGTCGGTGCGCTCTACTCCGGCACCGAGTGCTGCATCGAAGGCCTCCGCGCAAAGAACGATCTTACCAACAGTGTTGCCGCCGGTTGTGTCACCGGTGGGATTCTCGGCGCAAAGGCTGGTCCTCAGGCTGCTGCCTTCGGTTGCGCGGGCTTCGCAGCGTTCAGTGCAGCTATTGATGCCTACATGAGAATGCCCGGTGATGAGTAA
- a CDS encoding Cysteine synthase → MFRQSVRLFATTATRAAAEGSTAYCARVSSAQGVVNGLTEAIGNTPLIRLKKLSEQTGCNVLGKAEFQNPGGSVKDRAALFVVKDAEEKGLLKPGGTVVEGTAGNTGIGLAHVCRSKGYKLVIYMPNTQSQGKIDLLRLLGAEVHPVPAVAFDNPQNYNHQARRHAESLDNAVWTNQFDNVANRQAHIDTTGPEIWAQTEGKIDAFTCATGTGGTLAGTTRYLKTVSDGRVKSFLADPPGSVLHSYIQSGGTLIDRSGSSITEGIGQGRVTNNLQPDIDLLDGSVSISDEKTIEMVYRCLDEEGLYLGASSAMNVVAAKEVAEKLGKGNTVVTILCDGAYRYADRLFSSTWLESKNLRGAIPKHLEKYIVLP, encoded by the exons ATGTTTCGACAAAGTGTCCGGCTATTCGCCACTACAGCGACTCGTGCTGCTGCGGAGGGGTCTACTGCCTACTGCGCCCGGGTGTCAAGCGCCCAGGGTGTTGTCAATGGATTGACCGAGG CAATTGGCAACACCCCACTGATCCGATTAAAGAAGCTTTCTGAGCAGACCGGCTGCAATGTCCTTGGAAAAGCCGAATTTCAGAACCCCGGAGGTAGCGTGAAGGACCGCGCAGCGCTCTTCGTGGTAAAAGATGCAGAGGAGAAGGGGCTCCTGAAGCCCGGTGGCACTGTCGTGGAGGGAACAGCTGGAAACACGGGTATTGGACTGGCGCATGTCTGCCGGTCAAAGGGCTACAAGCTAGTGATCTATATGCCCAACACCCAGTCGCAGGGCAAGATTGACCTGCTCCGTCTGTTGGGTGCGGAAGTACACCCAGTCCCCGCAGTGGCCTTCGACAACCCGCAGAACTATAACCACCAGGCACGCCGGCATGCCGAGTCATTGGATAACGCAGTCTGGACCAACCAGTTCGATAACGTTGCCAATCGTCAAGCACACATCGACACTACCGGGCCCGAGATCTGGGCACAGACTGAGGGCAAGATCGACGCCTTTACATGTGCTACCGGAACTGGAGGCACCCTAGCTGGTACCACCCGCTATCTGAAGACTGTCAGTGACGGACGCGTCAAGAGCTTCCTCGCCGATCCTCCAGGCAGTGTTCTCCATAGCTACATCCAAAGTGGTGGCACACTCATTGACCGCTCTGGTAGCAGTATCACTGAGGGTATCGGCCAAGGCCGTGTGACAAATAACCTTCAGCCCGATATTGACTTGCTAGATGGCTCTGTGAGCATTAGTGATGAGAAGACCATCGAGATGGTTTACCGCTGTTTGGATGAGGAGGGTCTGTACCTCGGTGCCAGTTCCGCGATGAACGTGGTGGCTGCCAAGGAGGTTGCCGAGAAGTTGGGCAAGGGTAACACCGTTGTCACCATTCTCTGTGACGGTGCTTATCGGTATGCGGATCGCTTGTTCTCCAGCACCTGGCTCGAGAGCAAAAACCTCCGTGGTGCCATTCCCAAGCACCTGGAGAAGTATATTGTATTGCCTTAG